In the Nocardia asteroides genome, GCGGGCGTCCCCACCGTCTGCGACCTCAGCGGCGAAGCGCTGCGGCTGGCCGCCCGAGTGCCCGGCGTCGTGCTCTGCGGCAGCTTCTCCGACCTGACCGGAGGCAGCGGCGACCTCGACGCGCTGCTCCCCGCCACCGAGCGGTTGATCGCGGGCGGGGCCGCGGGCGTCGTCGCCGTCCGCGGCCCCGCCGACCTGGTTGCCCGCACCCCCGACGGATGCTGGTGGGCCCGGCTCCCCGACCCACCCGCGGGCAACCCGACCGGTGCGGGCGATGCCGCCACCGCCGCGATCATCGCCGCCCTCTCGCACACCCCGTCCCCCGGTTGGCCCACCCTGCTCACCGACGCCGTCGCCACCTCCGCTGCCGCGGTCGTCGTTCCGGCTGCCGGGGAGATCGATCGGGCGTTGCGGGAGCGGGTCTTGTCCGAGGTGGTCGTCACCGAAGCCGAGCCGTCGCCGCTGCCCTGAGCTCCGGTTCGAGGGGCTCCCATGTCCCGCACACCGGGTTCCAGGTGCCTCCGGTGACCGTGCCGTCGAGCAGCGGGTTCAGGCAGCGGCCGAGCTGCTCCAGCGCGCTGGTGAGGGTGTGCAGCTCGGCCGGGAGCGTGGTCCGCCGGGCGAGGGCGCGATAGCCCTGCTCCCAGGCCGGAGCGGGCGAACGCACGGTGGCAGGCAGGTCGAGGTCCGGCCGGCGAGCGGGCTGTTCG is a window encoding:
- a CDS encoding PfkB family carbohydrate kinase, which translates into the protein MDDVILTVTMSPAYDTTYRVERLERGGAHRVSSVEQRIGGKGVNVTRVLNQLGRYAKATGFADHAFAAAAELELPNDFVLALPWVRRTLMIGESADGTATEFAEPGARVSNPHAADQLSVRIRGLLPGSTGLVIAGTLPIGIEDTLPAELAAAAIEAGVPTVCDLSGEALRLAARVPGVVLCGSFSDLTGGSGDLDALLPATERLIAGGAAGVVAVRGPADLVARTPDGCWWARLPDPPAGNPTGAGDAATAAIIAALSHTPSPGWPTLLTDAVATSAAAVVVPAAGEIDRALRERVLSEVVVTEAEPSPLP